One Streptomyces sp. NBC_01237 genomic region harbors:
- a CDS encoding ATP-binding SpoIIE family protein phosphatase, with product MNFTRWSARLPGTQRRAAARDDRSSVPAARAEYARPENPPTPPDGEPTSPLPSPAEVTPAPEPAPVVAPALDDLSAREILGRLPAPVALLHGPDHRIAYVNDAYEAVFGPRPSGVPAAEAMPELAELSVLPLMDQVFRSGTPRTVKSRKTADGGSYTVTCTPVAAWDDASEEEGTAEGRAKAKPRDKEKDRKGAGKGVGGVLVYAADVTDHAEAAERLRTSERRHRETAVTLQRSLLPQELEQPDDLRIAATYQPGGTDAAVGGDWYDVITLGAGRTALVIGDVMGRGVRAAAVMGQLRTAVRAYARLDLPPHEVLQLLDGLAAEIDASQIATCVYAVHDPNEGLLVYSSAGHLPILVRDEEGTVHRAADPTGPPLGTGGWVHTSGTIPLPPGSTAVLYTDGLVERRSEDIDEGVAALARALSGAKGSPQVVCDRLIRSLGVTAEHDDDVAVLVVQHPARTGTNAELFHNASLDLLGGIEAAPRARAFATGVLTSWRFPVELCDLGVLAASELVANSLQHGTPPMRLGLRRTDRRLIIEVADGDDHLPRRRRAEPADEAGRGISIVATIASSWGSRRTPGGGKAVWCEFALPQ from the coding sequence GTGAACTTCACGCGTTGGAGCGCCCGCCTTCCCGGAACGCAGCGTCGCGCCGCCGCGCGGGACGACCGCAGTTCCGTACCCGCGGCGCGAGCCGAGTACGCCCGGCCGGAGAACCCGCCCACCCCACCGGACGGCGAGCCCACCTCGCCCCTCCCCTCACCCGCCGAGGTCACCCCCGCCCCGGAACCGGCACCGGTGGTCGCCCCCGCCCTCGACGACCTTTCGGCCCGCGAGATCCTCGGCAGGCTTCCCGCGCCCGTCGCCCTGCTCCACGGCCCCGACCACCGCATCGCCTACGTCAACGACGCCTACGAGGCCGTCTTCGGCCCCCGCCCGTCCGGCGTCCCCGCCGCCGAGGCCATGCCGGAGCTCGCGGAGCTCAGCGTCCTCCCGCTGATGGACCAGGTCTTCCGCAGCGGCACGCCCCGCACGGTCAAGTCCCGCAAGACCGCCGACGGCGGCTCGTACACCGTGACCTGCACCCCCGTGGCCGCCTGGGACGACGCGAGCGAAGAAGAAGGCACAGCGGAGGGGAGGGCGAAGGCGAAACCCAGGGACAAGGAGAAGGACAGAAAGGGCGCGGGCAAGGGCGTGGGAGGCGTCCTCGTGTACGCCGCCGATGTGACCGACCACGCCGAAGCCGCCGAACGGCTCCGCACCAGCGAGCGACGGCACCGCGAAACGGCCGTCACGCTCCAGCGCTCCCTGCTCCCGCAGGAGCTGGAGCAGCCCGATGACCTGCGGATCGCCGCCACCTATCAGCCCGGCGGCACGGACGCGGCCGTCGGCGGCGACTGGTACGACGTCATCACCCTGGGCGCGGGCCGCACCGCCCTGGTGATCGGGGACGTGATGGGCCGAGGGGTCCGCGCCGCCGCAGTCATGGGACAGCTGCGCACCGCCGTCCGGGCGTACGCACGGCTGGACCTGCCGCCCCACGAGGTGCTCCAGCTCCTCGACGGACTCGCCGCCGAGATCGACGCCAGCCAGATCGCGACCTGTGTCTACGCGGTCCACGACCCGAACGAGGGCCTGCTCGTCTACTCCTCCGCGGGCCACCTCCCGATCCTCGTGCGCGACGAGGAAGGCACGGTCCACCGGGCCGCGGACCCCACCGGACCGCCGCTGGGCACCGGTGGCTGGGTGCACACCTCGGGCACGATCCCGCTGCCGCCCGGCTCCACCGCCGTCCTCTACACGGACGGCCTGGTCGAACGGCGCAGCGAGGACATCGACGAGGGAGTGGCCGCCCTGGCACGTGCGCTGTCCGGCGCCAAGGGCTCGCCGCAGGTGGTCTGCGACCGGCTGATCCGTTCCCTCGGGGTGACCGCCGAACACGACGACGACGTGGCGGTCCTGGTGGTCCAGCACCCCGCCCGCACGGGGACGAACGCGGAGCTGTTCCACAACGCGTCGCTCGATCTGCTCGGCGGCATAGAAGCGGCGCCGCGCGCCCGCGCCTTCGCCACCGGCGTCCTGACGTCCTGGCGCTTCCCGGTCGAGCTGTGTGATCTGGGGGTCCTCGCCGCGAGCGAACTCGTGGCGAATTCGCTCCAGCACGGCACCCCGCCGATGCGCCTGGGGCTGCGCCGCACGGACCGCCGCCTGATCATCGAGGTGGCGGACGGTGACGATCACCTGCCGCGCCGCCGCCGCGCCGAACCGGCGGACGAGGCGGGACGCGGCATCTCGATCGTCGCGACGATCGCCTCGTCGTGGGGCAGCCGGCGCACCCCGGGCGGCGGCAAGGCCGTCTGGTGCGAGTTCGCGCTGCCTCAGTGA